A stretch of the Saprospiraceae bacterium genome encodes the following:
- a CDS encoding right-handed parallel beta-helix repeat-containing protein translates to MKLSNILIVFLVLYSIRIYSTNYYFSESLGNDAWSGRISMPNGSQSDGPKKSLTALNNLLNSGLTPGDSVFLRRGDRWIENSGIAVNAAQGRLDQYLFVGAYGTGSKPRIEKSGAGEILLCRGSANAATSFITFQNLDLLSNSPIGSRPIGVYINESFYNLKPHHIILDGLKIQGCQSGMILYQNNIIVENCLLEKNGNDNQGQGIFCSATDVQFKSNVLDSNGCGSVFVHSIYISQSKNILFEGNEIKNADDGLKLRASENLIIRNNRIHNTYIHTMHVGGDQSAGTKNIIIEGNLIYDAPQGLRISSESGTQTLLSENIMVRNNIFPAQVFISDNGPVKDIYFFNNLIHTGANQPFLFLTNAINPINLQIINNIFYKTTATVVHSLLGFISNTGLNGITLDHNLYYYPAGGRNILNIGNNYYTTLASFRTNHPTHELNGVQGNPNFVSATDFHLTSSSNLAIDKGTSLTGSVSSDFDGRIRPIDGDGDGTVLLDIGPYEYCCAVATKQDLIKQDQSYVYPNPSQDQITIISAQGIPDKIILIDLTGNVVIENNASMQQTNLNVTSLNRGVYIIQVYNRSNSVESIKFVKY, encoded by the coding sequence ATGAAACTAAGCAACATCCTGATCGTTTTCCTGGTTTTATATTCCATTAGAATTTATTCTACCAATTATTACTTTTCCGAAAGTCTTGGAAATGATGCCTGGAGTGGAAGAATTTCCATGCCAAATGGAAGTCAATCAGATGGGCCCAAGAAAAGTTTAACTGCTTTAAATAATTTATTGAATTCTGGTCTGACACCAGGCGACAGTGTTTTCCTTCGCAGAGGAGATCGATGGATCGAAAATTCAGGTATTGCCGTAAATGCAGCACAGGGTAGATTGGATCAATATTTATTTGTAGGTGCGTATGGTACCGGAAGTAAACCACGTATTGAAAAATCAGGAGCAGGTGAAATTTTACTTTGCCGGGGTTCAGCAAATGCTGCAACTTCTTTTATCACGTTTCAGAATTTAGATTTGCTGAGCAATTCACCCATTGGAAGTCGACCAATTGGAGTGTATATTAATGAAAGCTTCTATAATTTAAAACCTCATCACATCATTCTTGACGGATTAAAAATCCAGGGATGTCAGAGTGGAATGATTCTATATCAAAACAATATTATTGTTGAAAATTGCCTGCTCGAAAAAAATGGCAACGACAACCAGGGACAAGGAATTTTCTGCTCAGCTACGGATGTTCAATTTAAAAGCAATGTATTGGACAGCAATGGCTGTGGCAGTGTGTTTGTACACAGCATCTACATCAGCCAATCCAAAAATATTTTGTTCGAAGGCAATGAAATTAAAAATGCGGATGATGGACTAAAACTTCGGGCTTCTGAAAATCTAATTATTCGCAATAATCGCATTCACAATACCTACATCCATACCATGCATGTGGGTGGAGACCAATCTGCGGGTACAAAAAATATAATTATCGAGGGCAATCTAATTTATGATGCACCACAAGGCTTGCGAATTAGTTCAGAATCTGGAACCCAAACCTTGCTTAGTGAAAACATCATGGTGCGAAACAACATTTTTCCTGCCCAGGTTTTTATTTCCGACAATGGTCCGGTTAAGGATATTTACTTTTTCAATAATTTAATTCATACGGGTGCTAATCAACCCTTTTTATTTTTGACAAATGCAATCAATCCGATCAATTTGCAAATTATAAATAACATTTTTTATAAAACAACTGCTACAGTTGTACATAGCTTGCTTGGTTTTATTTCAAACACAGGACTTAATGGCATTACGCTTGACCACAACCTTTATTATTATCCTGCTGGCGGTAGAAATATTCTAAATATTGGTAACAATTATTATACTACTTTGGCTTCATTCCGAACGAATCATCCAACGCATGAACTAAACGGAGTTCAAGGGAATCCAAACTTTGTTTCTGCAACCGATTTTCATTTAACAAGCTCAAGTAATTTAGCAATTGATAAGGGGACATCTTTAACAGGAAGTGTTTCCTCTGATTTCGATGGCCGCATTAGACCCATAGATGGAGATGGCGATGGTACGGTACTTTTGGATATCGGCCCTTATGAATATTGCTGCGCTGTTGCAACGAAACAAGATCTAATTAAACAAGATCAATCCTATGTGTATCCGAATCCTTCCCAGGATCAAATTACGATAATTTCCGCCCAAGGCATTCCAGATAAAATTATTTTAATAGATCTTACAGGAAATGTAGTTATTGAAAATAATGCATCTATGCAACAAACTAATTTAAATGTAACTTCTCTAAACAGGGGTGTCTATATAATTCAAGTGTATAATAGATCAAATTCTGTAGAATCCATAAAGTTTGTGAAATATTAA
- the recQ gene encoding DNA helicase RecQ yields the protein MSTALTLLKQYFGYSQFRPQQQEIIESVLLNKDVLVLMPTGGGKSVCFQIPALLKPGMALVISPLISLMKDQVEALAANGISAGFINSSMSPSEEAEMIGKCQNEQVKLLYLSPEKALSLSGNFLKQLPISMIAIDEAHCISQWGHDFRPEYAQLKNLRKQLNAIPIIALTATADKVTRRDIANQLELIDPELFVSSFDRPNFHLSVRSQLKAAQKQDEILAFIQAHDQQCGIVYCLSRKSTESICNFLRNQGIPADHYHAGMTSAERSKVQEDFIYDKTKVICATIAFGMGIDKSNVRWIIHYNLPKNMEGYYQEIGRAGRDGAPAKTILYYNISDLMMLNKFAAESGQAELNLEKLKRMQQYAEARVCRRKILLSYFGENYNHNCNSCDICDNPPNYVDKTQLAQKAISALIRAKEAIGIRMLIDILRGSMNADLVAAGYNKIKTHGAGREYSYDVWQSYILQLLQTGVFEMAYDEGFVLKVSDYGKRIVSGEASIELAEELAKPKRSFAKKESSSSSGETDLFSELRLLRKQIAEREALPPYLIFHDSSLLEMVDQKPVTREQMINISGVSYTKYLKYGHLFEKLIRQKLALSQVEMEPDINEYLSDAKIANYIEELNKYPVRISHTTIGNLLLATKQNSYPETLRNISFYGLLKNQANYKMIGPKLQSYFKNNQVETGTPSEIEAANYFSFPIKNELTADQIQSYKDTVAGFDNSRPSDSIDNEYILKQRKEFPRAYEFWSEEENDILLELCSKTNDIKLLESILQRNETNIKSQFKKLKK from the coding sequence ATGTCCACAGCTTTAACATTACTAAAGCAATATTTTGGTTATAGCCAATTCCGACCCCAGCAACAGGAAATCATTGAAAGCGTGCTCTTGAATAAAGATGTATTGGTTTTAATGCCGACCGGAGGTGGTAAATCTGTTTGTTTTCAAATTCCTGCTCTATTAAAACCAGGAATGGCATTGGTAATATCTCCTTTAATTTCCTTAATGAAAGACCAGGTTGAGGCATTGGCAGCAAACGGAATTTCGGCAGGTTTTATTAATAGCAGCATGAGCCCTTCAGAAGAAGCTGAGATGATTGGTAAATGCCAAAATGAACAAGTAAAATTACTTTATCTGTCGCCCGAAAAAGCCTTAAGTCTTAGCGGAAATTTTCTTAAACAACTTCCGATCTCCATGATTGCAATCGATGAAGCTCATTGTATTTCGCAATGGGGCCATGATTTTAGACCGGAGTATGCCCAATTAAAAAATCTACGAAAACAATTGAATGCAATCCCCATAATTGCTTTGACAGCCACTGCAGATAAAGTGACCCGGAGAGACATTGCAAACCAACTCGAATTGATTGACCCGGAATTATTTGTTTCTTCTTTTGACAGACCTAATTTTCATTTATCAGTTCGAAGCCAACTTAAAGCTGCTCAAAAACAAGATGAAATTCTTGCATTCATTCAAGCACATGACCAACAATGTGGCATCGTGTATTGCCTTTCCAGAAAGAGCACAGAATCTATATGCAATTTTCTGCGAAACCAGGGGATCCCTGCCGATCATTATCATGCAGGCATGACTTCTGCTGAGCGTTCCAAGGTTCAGGAAGATTTTATCTATGATAAAACAAAAGTCATTTGTGCTACCATTGCGTTTGGTATGGGGATTGATAAATCGAATGTTCGGTGGATCATTCATTACAACCTTCCGAAAAATATGGAAGGGTATTATCAGGAAATCGGACGTGCAGGCAGGGATGGGGCTCCTGCAAAAACCATTTTATACTACAACATTTCGGATCTCATGATGCTCAATAAATTTGCAGCAGAAAGTGGTCAGGCAGAACTCAATCTCGAAAAACTAAAACGCATGCAACAGTATGCGGAAGCCCGGGTTTGCAGACGAAAAATTTTGTTGAGTTATTTTGGAGAGAATTATAATCACAATTGCAATTCTTGTGATATCTGCGATAACCCACCCAACTATGTGGATAAAACTCAGCTTGCACAAAAAGCCATATCAGCATTAATAAGGGCCAAAGAAGCCATAGGAATCCGGATGTTGATTGATATTTTAAGGGGCTCGATGAATGCAGATTTAGTAGCTGCCGGGTATAATAAAATTAAAACGCACGGAGCGGGAAGAGAGTATTCTTATGATGTTTGGCAATCTTATATTCTGCAACTTTTGCAAACAGGCGTTTTTGAAATGGCATATGATGAAGGATTTGTTTTGAAAGTGAGTGATTATGGGAAACGAATTGTCAGCGGTGAAGCAAGCATCGAATTGGCAGAAGAATTAGCGAAGCCCAAAAGAAGTTTTGCCAAAAAGGAATCGAGCTCAAGTTCTGGGGAAACAGATTTATTTTCAGAACTTCGATTGCTTCGAAAACAAATTGCAGAACGGGAAGCGCTGCCTCCTTATTTGATTTTCCATGATAGCAGTTTATTGGAAATGGTTGATCAAAAACCAGTAACACGTGAACAAATGATTAATATTTCGGGGGTCTCCTATACAAAGTATTTAAAATACGGACACTTATTTGAAAAATTAATCAGGCAAAAACTAGCTCTTTCTCAAGTAGAAATGGAACCAGATATTAATGAGTATCTAAGCGATGCGAAAATTGCAAATTATATTGAGGAACTCAACAAGTATCCGGTGCGCATTTCACATACTACCATTGGAAATTTACTTTTAGCTACAAAGCAAAACAGCTATCCGGAAACATTGCGTAACATCAGTTTTTATGGTTTGTTAAAAAATCAGGCTAATTATAAAATGATAGGTCCCAAACTTCAATCCTATTTTAAGAACAATCAGGTTGAGACCGGAACTCCATCAGAAATCGAAGCTGCTAATTATTTTTCCTTTCCAATAAAAAATGAACTTACAGCGGATCAAATTCAATCATATAAAGATACGGTTGCAGGTTTTGACAACAGCAGGCCCTCTGATTCAATTGACAATGAATATATATTAAAGCAACGCAAGGAATTTCCCCGTGCTTATGAATTTTGGAGTGAGGAAGAAAACGACATACTATTGGAACTTTGTTCAAAAACTAATGATATAAAATTATTAGAATCAATTTTGCAGCGCAATGAAACGAATATCAAATCACAGTTTAAAAAGCTAAAAAAGTGA